The Panicum virgatum strain AP13 chromosome 5K, P.virgatum_v5, whole genome shotgun sequence genome has a window encoding:
- the LOC120708310 gene encoding peroxidase 27-like has protein sequence MALKLQLLAAAVVAVAASCRPGLADPAVGALPGLPVAGLAIGFYNESCPGVEDLVLAEMRAIVEKDRTLGPALLRFMFHDCLVRGCDASIMLESRSNKGEQDSDASYGLRGYDEIEQIKAKVEAACPLTVSCADIIILAARDAVYLSNGPRYAVETGRRDGTVSAKFDADNDLPPPFSNIVDLKTYFSVKGLGWKDLVVLSGSHTIGSAQCSTFASSRLYNFSGKGVQDPSLDKAYAACLREACEPGLEDDATAVALDPTSPYEFDLSYYRRVRGDKGLLLSDQALMDDRWTRGYVERMAAAASPDEFFADYAAAMTNMGRLEVLTGDSGEIRETCAAYVD, from the exons CGGCGAGCTGCCGGCCGGGCCTCGCGGACCCCGCGGTGGGCGCGCTGCCGGGGCTCCCGGTCGCCGGGCTCGCCATCGGGTTCTACAACGAGTCGTGCCCGGGGGTGGAGGACCTGGTGCTCGCCGAGATGCGCGCCATCGTCGAGAAGGACCGGACCCTCGGGCCGGCGCTGCTGCGGTTCATGTTCCACGACTGCCTCGTCAGG GGGTGCGACGCGTCCATCATGCTCGAATCGCGGAGCAACAAGGGGGAGCAGGACTCCGACGCGAGCTACGGCCTCCGCGGCTACGACGAGATCGAGCAGATCAAGGCCAAGGTGGAGGCGGCGTGCCCGCTCACCGTGTCGTGCGCCGACATCATCATCTTGGCCGCCCGGGACGCCGTGTACCTG AGCAACGGGCCGCGCTACGCCGTCGAGACCGGGCGCCGGGACGGCACGGTTTCCGCCAAGTTCGACGCCGACAACGACCTCCCGCCCCCCTTCTCCAACATCGTCGACCTCAAGACCTACTTCAGCGTCAAGGGCTTGGGCTGGAAGGACCTCGTCGTCCTATCAG GGAGCCACACGATCGGCAGCGCGCAGTGCTCGACGTTCGCGTCGTCCCGGCTCTACAACTTCAGCGGGAAGGGGGTGCAGGACCCGTCGCTGGACAAGGCGTACGCGGCGTGCCTGCGGGAGGCGTGCGAGCCGGGACTCGAGGACGACGCGACCGCGGTGGCGCTGGACCCGACCAGCCCCTACGAGTTCGACCTGAGCTACTACCGCCGCGTGCGCGGCGACAAGGGGCTCCTCCTCTCGGACCAGGCGCTCATGGACGACCGGTGGACCCGGGGGTACGTGGAGCggatggccgccgcggcgtcgcccGACGAGTTCTTCGCCGACTACGCGGCCGCCATGACCAACATGGGCCGCCTCGAGGTGCTCACGGGCGACAGCGGGGAGATCAGGGAGACCTGCGCCGCGTACGTTGACTAG